One Theropithecus gelada isolate Dixy chromosome 3, Tgel_1.0, whole genome shotgun sequence genomic window carries:
- the ZBTB21 gene encoding zinc finger and BTB domain-containing protein 21 isoform X3, which translates to MEGLLHYINPAHAISLLSALNEERLKGQLCDVLLIVGDQKFRAHKNVLAASSEYFQSLFTNKENESQAVFQLDFCEPDAFDNVLNYIYSSSLFVEKSSLAAVQELGYSLGISFLTNIVSKTPQAPFPTCPNRKKVFVEDDENSSQKRSVIVCQSRNEAQGKTVSQNQPDVSHTSRPSPSIAVKANTNKPHVPKPIEPLHSLSLTEKSWPKDSSVGYAKSLEHSGSLDDPNRISLVKRNAVLPSKPLQDREAMDDKPGVSGQLPKGKALELALKRPRPPVLSLCSSSETPYVLKETNKGNGQGEDRNLLYYSKLGLVIPSSGSGSGNQSIDRSGPLVKSLLRRSLSMDSQVPVYSPSIDLKSSQGSSSVSSDAPGNMLCALSQKSSLKDCSEKTAQDDRPQVLQPHRLRSFSASQSTDREGASPVTEVRIKTEPSSPLSDPSDIIRVTVGDAAATAAASSSSVTRDLSLKTEDDQKDMSRLPAKRRFQADRRLPFKKLKVNEHGSPVSEDNFEEGSSPTILDADFPDSDLNKDEFEQGSHERLCRNAAVCPYCSLRFFSPELKQEHESKCEYKKLTCLECMRTFKSSFSIWRHQVEVHNQNNMAPTENFSLPVLDHNGDVTGSSRPQSHPEPNKVNHIVTTKDDNVFSDSSEQVNFDSEDSSCLPEDLSLSKQLKIQVKEEPVEEAEEEAPEASTAPKEAGPSKEASLWPCEKCGKMFTVHKQLERHQELLCSVKPFICHVCNKAFRTNFRLWSHFQSHMSQASEESAHKESEVCPVPTNSPSPPPLPPPPPLPKIQPLEPDSPTGLSENPTPATEKLFVPQESDTLFYHAPPLSAITFKRQFMCKLCHRTFKTAFSLWSHEQTHN; encoded by the exons ATGGAGGGATTACTGCATTACATCAACCCCGCACACGCCATTTCTCTCCTAAGTGCCCTGAATGAGGAGCGTCTCAAAGGACAGCTGTGCGATGTGCTGCTGATTGTTGGAGACCAAAAGTTCCGAGCTCATAAAAACGTCTTGGCTGCCAGCAGCGAATACTTTCAGAGTTTAttcacaaataaggaaaatgagtcaCAAGCTGTATTTCAGCTTGACTTCTGTGAGCCAGATGCTTTTGATAATGTTTTAAACTACATTTATTCTTCCTCTCTATTTGTTGAGAAGAGCAGCCTTGCTGCTGTGCAAGAACTTGGCTATAGTCTTGGGATTTCCTTTCTGACAAACATCGTTTCTAAAACACCTCAAGCCCCCTTTCCAACGTGTCCtaatagaaaaaaagtgtttgtaGAAGATGATGAAAACAGTTCTCAAAAGAGAAGTGTCATTGTTTGTCAAAGTAGAAACGAAGCACAAGGAAAAACTGTTAGTCAAAATCAACCTGATGTAAGCCATACTTCCCGGCCCTCTCCTAGCATTGCAGTCAAGGCTAATACCAATAAGCCACATGTCCCAAAACCAATTGAACCGCTTCATAGTTTGTCATTAACTGAAAAGAGTTGGCCGAAAGATAGTTCTGTGGGATATGCAAAGTCTCTTGAGCATTCTGGATCTTTGGATGATCCTAATAGAATTAGTTTGGTGAAAAGAAATGCAGTATTGCCTTCAAAGCCTCTGCAAGACAGAGAAGCTATGGATGATAAACCAGGTGTGAGTGGTCAGCTTCCAAAAGGAAAAGCTCTAGAGCTGGCTTTGAAGAGACCACGGCCACCTGTTTTGTCTCTTTGTAGCTCATCAGAGACTCCCTATGTattaaaagaaactaacaaaggaaATGGTCAAGGTGAAGATAGAAACTTGTTGTATTATTCAAAGTTAGGCTTAGTGATCCCATCCAGTGGATCTGGTTCTGGAAACCAAAGCATTGACAGGAGTGGCCCACTTGTTAAGAGTCTCCTCAGACGGTCTTTGTCGATGGATAGCCAGGTTCCTGTCTATTCACCTTCCATAGATTTGAAATCTTCCCAGGGATCATCTTCGGTGTCCAGTGATGCACCAGGGAATATGTTGTGTGCTTTATCTCAAAAGTCATCTTTAAAAGATTGTAGTGAAAAAACAGCCCAAGATGACAGGCCTCAAGTGCTACAACCGCATCGCCTCAGGTCCTTTAGTGCTTCTCAGTCAACAGACAGGGAGGGAGCCTCCCCTGTGACTGAGGTGCGCATAAAGACCGAGCCCAGCAGCCCGCTGTCGGACCCCTCGGACATCATCCGCGTCACTGTGGGAGATGCGGCAGCAACAGCAGCTGCCTCATCTTCGTCGGTCACGAGAGACCTGTCTCTGAAAACAGAAGATGACCAAAAAGACATGAGCAGACTCCCAGCAAAAAGGAGGTTCCAAGCGGACCGAAGATTGCCGTTTAAGAAGTTAAAGGTGAATGAGCATGGGTCTCCTGTGTCAGAAGATAATTTTGAGGAAGGCTCAAGCCCTACTATCCTTGATGCAGATTTTCCAGATTCTGATTTGAATAAAGACGAATTTG AGCAAGGAAGCCACGAGCGGCTGTGCCGGAACGCGGCCGTCTGCCCTTACTGCAGCCTCAGGTTTTTCTCGCCCGAGCTGAAGCAAGAACACGAGAGCAAGTGTGAGTATAAGAAGCTGACCTGCCTCGAGTGCATGCGCACCTTCAAGTCCTCTTTCAGCATCTGGCGGCACCAGGTTGAAGTCCATAATCAGAACAACATGGCACCCACCGAAAACTTTTCTTTGCCCGTTTTGGACCACAATGGTGATGTAACTGGTTCTTCAAGGCCCCAGTCCCACCCTGAGCCCAATAAAGTAAACCACATCGTCACCACAAAAGATGATAACGTGTTCAGTGATTCTTCAGAACAAGTTAACTTCGACTCGGAAGATTCCTCTTGTCTCCCTGAAGATCTTAGTCTTTCCAAGCAACTGAAAATCCAAGTCAAAGAGGAGCCTgtggaggaggctgaggaagaggcaCCCGAGGCCAGCACAGCCCCCAAAGAAGCGGGTCCTAGCAAAGAAGCCAGCCTGTGGCCCTGCGAGAAGTGTGGGAAGATGTTCACAGTGCACAAGCAGCTGGAGCGTCACCAGGAGCTTCTGTGCTCTGTGAAACCATTTATTTGTCACGTGTGCAACAAAGCTTTTCGCACTAATTTTCGACTCTGGAGTCACTTCCAGTCGCACATGTCTCAGGCTTCAGAGGAATCGGCACATAAGGAATCTGAGGTGTGTCCTGTTCCCACAAACTCTCCCTCTCCACCACCTCTGCCACCGCCACCGCCACTGCCCAAGATCCAGCCTCTGGAGCCTGACAGCCCCACAGGCCTGTCCGAAAACCCAACTCCAGCCACAGAAAAACTGTTCGTGCCCCAAGAATCAGACACCCTTTTTTACCATGCCCCACCCCTTTCAGCAATCACATTTAAAAGACAGTTTATGTGTAAACTTTGCCACAGGACATTCAAGACTGCATTTAGTCTTTGGAGTCACGAACAAACACACAATTGA
- the ZBTB21 gene encoding zinc finger and BTB domain-containing protein 21 isoform X1 — translation MEGLLHYINPAHAISLLSALNEERLKGQLCDVLLIVGDQKFRAHKNVLAASSEYFQSLFTNKENESQAVFQLDFCEPDAFDNVLNYIYSSSLFVEKSSLAAVQELGYSLGISFLTNIVSKTPQAPFPTCPNRKKVFVEDDENSSQKRSVIVCQSRNEAQGKTVSQNQPDVSHTSRPSPSIAVKANTNKPHVPKPIEPLHSLSLTEKSWPKDSSVGYAKSLEHSGSLDDPNRISLVKRNAVLPSKPLQDREAMDDKPGVSGQLPKGKALELALKRPRPPVLSLCSSSETPYVLKETNKGNGQGEDRNLLYYSKLGLVIPSSGSGSGNQSIDRSGPLVKSLLRRSLSMDSQVPVYSPSIDLKSSQGSSSVSSDAPGNMLCALSQKSSLKDCSEKTAQDDRPQVLQPHRLRSFSASQSTDREGASPVTEVRIKTEPSSPLSDPSDIIRVTVGDAAATAAASSSSVTRDLSLKTEDDQKDMSRLPAKRRFQADRRLPFKKLKVNEHGSPVSEDNFEEGSSPTILDADFPDSDLNKDEFGELEGTRPNKKFKCKHCLKIFRSTAGLHRHVNMYHNPEKPYACDICHKRFHTNFKVWTHCQTQHGIVKNPSPASSSHAVLDEKFQRKLIDIVREREIKKALIIKLRRGKPGFQGQSSSQAQQVIKRNLRSRAKGAYICTYCGKAYRFLSQFKQHIKMHPGEKPLGVNKVAKPKEHAPLASPVENKEVYQCRLCNAKLSSLLEQGSHERLCRNAAVCPYCSLRFFSPELKQEHESKCEYKKLTCLECMRTFKSSFSIWRHQVEVHNQNNMAPTENFSLPVLDHNGDVTGSSRPQSHPEPNKVNHIVTTKDDNVFSDSSEQVNFDSEDSSCLPEDLSLSKQLKIQVKEEPVEEAEEEAPEASTAPKEAGPSKEASLWPCEKCGKMFTVHKQLERHQELLCSVKPFICHVCNKAFRTNFRLWSHFQSHMSQASEESAHKESEVCPVPTNSPSPPPLPPPPPLPKIQPLEPDSPTGLSENPTPATEKLFVPQESDTLFYHAPPLSAITFKRQFMCKLCHRTFKTAFSLWSHEQTHN, via the coding sequence ATGGAGGGATTACTGCATTACATCAACCCCGCACACGCCATTTCTCTCCTAAGTGCCCTGAATGAGGAGCGTCTCAAAGGACAGCTGTGCGATGTGCTGCTGATTGTTGGAGACCAAAAGTTCCGAGCTCATAAAAACGTCTTGGCTGCCAGCAGCGAATACTTTCAGAGTTTAttcacaaataaggaaaatgagtcaCAAGCTGTATTTCAGCTTGACTTCTGTGAGCCAGATGCTTTTGATAATGTTTTAAACTACATTTATTCTTCCTCTCTATTTGTTGAGAAGAGCAGCCTTGCTGCTGTGCAAGAACTTGGCTATAGTCTTGGGATTTCCTTTCTGACAAACATCGTTTCTAAAACACCTCAAGCCCCCTTTCCAACGTGTCCtaatagaaaaaaagtgtttgtaGAAGATGATGAAAACAGTTCTCAAAAGAGAAGTGTCATTGTTTGTCAAAGTAGAAACGAAGCACAAGGAAAAACTGTTAGTCAAAATCAACCTGATGTAAGCCATACTTCCCGGCCCTCTCCTAGCATTGCAGTCAAGGCTAATACCAATAAGCCACATGTCCCAAAACCAATTGAACCGCTTCATAGTTTGTCATTAACTGAAAAGAGTTGGCCGAAAGATAGTTCTGTGGGATATGCAAAGTCTCTTGAGCATTCTGGATCTTTGGATGATCCTAATAGAATTAGTTTGGTGAAAAGAAATGCAGTATTGCCTTCAAAGCCTCTGCAAGACAGAGAAGCTATGGATGATAAACCAGGTGTGAGTGGTCAGCTTCCAAAAGGAAAAGCTCTAGAGCTGGCTTTGAAGAGACCACGGCCACCTGTTTTGTCTCTTTGTAGCTCATCAGAGACTCCCTATGTattaaaagaaactaacaaaggaaATGGTCAAGGTGAAGATAGAAACTTGTTGTATTATTCAAAGTTAGGCTTAGTGATCCCATCCAGTGGATCTGGTTCTGGAAACCAAAGCATTGACAGGAGTGGCCCACTTGTTAAGAGTCTCCTCAGACGGTCTTTGTCGATGGATAGCCAGGTTCCTGTCTATTCACCTTCCATAGATTTGAAATCTTCCCAGGGATCATCTTCGGTGTCCAGTGATGCACCAGGGAATATGTTGTGTGCTTTATCTCAAAAGTCATCTTTAAAAGATTGTAGTGAAAAAACAGCCCAAGATGACAGGCCTCAAGTGCTACAACCGCATCGCCTCAGGTCCTTTAGTGCTTCTCAGTCAACAGACAGGGAGGGAGCCTCCCCTGTGACTGAGGTGCGCATAAAGACCGAGCCCAGCAGCCCGCTGTCGGACCCCTCGGACATCATCCGCGTCACTGTGGGAGATGCGGCAGCAACAGCAGCTGCCTCATCTTCGTCGGTCACGAGAGACCTGTCTCTGAAAACAGAAGATGACCAAAAAGACATGAGCAGACTCCCAGCAAAAAGGAGGTTCCAAGCGGACCGAAGATTGCCGTTTAAGAAGTTAAAGGTGAATGAGCATGGGTCTCCTGTGTCAGAAGATAATTTTGAGGAAGGCTCAAGCCCTACTATCCTTGATGCAGATTTTCCAGATTCTGATTTGAATAAAGACGAATTTGGTGAGTTGGAGGGGACGAGaccaaacaaaaaatttaaatgcaaacatTGCCTTAAGATCTTTAGATCAACAGCAGGTCTTCACCGTCATGTTAACATGTACCATAACCCAGAAAAGCCCTACGCTTGTGACATCTGTCACAAGAGGTTTCACACCAACTTCAAAGTGTGGACACACTGTCAGACCCAACACGGCATAGTGAAGAACCCATCACCAGCCTCTAGTTCACATGCTGTTTTGGatgaaaaattccaaagaaaGCTGATTGAcatagtgagagagagagaaattaagaagGCCCTGATCATTAAGTTAAGGCGCGGCAAGCCTGGTTTTCAGGGACAGAGTAGCTCCCAAGCACAGCAAGTCATCAAGAGGAACTTGAGATCTCGAGCCAAAGGAGCTTACATTTGTACTTACTGCGGAAAAGCGTACCGCTTTCTCTCTCAATTTAAGCAGCACATAAAAATGCATCCAGGAGAAAAACCCCTTGGAGTAAATAAAGTTGCTAAACCAAAAGAGCATGCTCCTCTTGCAAGTCCAGTAGAAAACAAGGAGGTTTACCAGTGCCGTCTCTGTAATGCTAAGCTCTCTTCTCTCCTAGAGCAAGGAAGCCACGAGCGGCTGTGCCGGAACGCGGCCGTCTGCCCTTACTGCAGCCTCAGGTTTTTCTCGCCCGAGCTGAAGCAAGAACACGAGAGCAAGTGTGAGTATAAGAAGCTGACCTGCCTCGAGTGCATGCGCACCTTCAAGTCCTCTTTCAGCATCTGGCGGCACCAGGTTGAAGTCCATAATCAGAACAACATGGCACCCACCGAAAACTTTTCTTTGCCCGTTTTGGACCACAATGGTGATGTAACTGGTTCTTCAAGGCCCCAGTCCCACCCTGAGCCCAATAAAGTAAACCACATCGTCACCACAAAAGATGATAACGTGTTCAGTGATTCTTCAGAACAAGTTAACTTCGACTCGGAAGATTCCTCTTGTCTCCCTGAAGATCTTAGTCTTTCCAAGCAACTGAAAATCCAAGTCAAAGAGGAGCCTgtggaggaggctgaggaagaggcaCCCGAGGCCAGCACAGCCCCCAAAGAAGCGGGTCCTAGCAAAGAAGCCAGCCTGTGGCCCTGCGAGAAGTGTGGGAAGATGTTCACAGTGCACAAGCAGCTGGAGCGTCACCAGGAGCTTCTGTGCTCTGTGAAACCATTTATTTGTCACGTGTGCAACAAAGCTTTTCGCACTAATTTTCGACTCTGGAGTCACTTCCAGTCGCACATGTCTCAGGCTTCAGAGGAATCGGCACATAAGGAATCTGAGGTGTGTCCTGTTCCCACAAACTCTCCCTCTCCACCACCTCTGCCACCGCCACCGCCACTGCCCAAGATCCAGCCTCTGGAGCCTGACAGCCCCACAGGCCTGTCCGAAAACCCAACTCCAGCCACAGAAAAACTGTTCGTGCCCCAAGAATCAGACACCCTTTTTTACCATGCCCCACCCCTTTCAGCAATCACATTTAAAAGACAGTTTATGTGTAAACTTTGCCACAGGACATTCAAGACTGCATTTAGTCTTTGGAGTCACGAACAAACACACAATTGA
- the ZBTB21 gene encoding zinc finger and BTB domain-containing protein 21 isoform X2 — protein MEGLLHYINPAHAISLLSALNEERLKGQLCDVLLIVGDQKFRAHKNVLAASSEYFQSLFTNKENESQAVFQLDFCEPDAFDNVLNYIYSSSLFVEKSSLAAVQELGYSLGISFLTNIVSKTPQAPFPTCPNRKKVFVEDDENSSQKRSVIVCQSRNEAQGKTVSQNQPDVSHTSRPSPSIAVKANTNKPHVPKPIEPLHSLSLTEKSWPKDSSVGYAKSLEHSGSLDDPNRISLVKRNAVLPSKPLQDREAMDDKPGVSGQLPKGKALELALKRPRPPVLSLCSSSETPYVLKETNKGNGQGEDRNLLYYSKLGLVIPSSGSGSGNQSIDRSGPLVKSLLRRSLSMDSQVPVYSPSIDLKSSQGSSSVSSDAPGNMLCALSQKSSLKDCSEKTAQDDRPQVLQPHRLRSFSASQSTDREGASPVTEVRIKTEPSSPLSDPSDIIRVTVGDAAATAAASSSSVTRDLSLKTEDDQKDMSRLPAKRRFQADRRLPFKKLKVNEHGSPVSEDNFEEGSSPTILDADFPDSDLNKDEFGELEGTRPNKKFKCKHCLKIFRSTAGLHRHVNMYHNPEKPYACDICHKRFHTNFKVWTHCQTQHGIVKNPSPASSSHAVLDEKFQRKLIDIVREREIKKALIIKLRRGKPGFQGQSSSQAQQVIKRNLRSRAKGAYICTYCGKAYRFLSQFKQHIKMHPGEKPLGVNKVAKPKEHAPLASPVENKEVYQCRLCNAKLSSLLEQGSHERLCRNAAVCPYCSLRFFSPELKQEHESKCEYKKLTCLECMRTFKSSFSIWRHQVEVHNQNNMAPTENFSLPVLDHNGDVTGSSRPQSQPVALREVWEDVHSAQAAGASPGASVLCETIYLSRVQQSFSH, from the exons ATGGAGGGATTACTGCATTACATCAACCCCGCACACGCCATTTCTCTCCTAAGTGCCCTGAATGAGGAGCGTCTCAAAGGACAGCTGTGCGATGTGCTGCTGATTGTTGGAGACCAAAAGTTCCGAGCTCATAAAAACGTCTTGGCTGCCAGCAGCGAATACTTTCAGAGTTTAttcacaaataaggaaaatgagtcaCAAGCTGTATTTCAGCTTGACTTCTGTGAGCCAGATGCTTTTGATAATGTTTTAAACTACATTTATTCTTCCTCTCTATTTGTTGAGAAGAGCAGCCTTGCTGCTGTGCAAGAACTTGGCTATAGTCTTGGGATTTCCTTTCTGACAAACATCGTTTCTAAAACACCTCAAGCCCCCTTTCCAACGTGTCCtaatagaaaaaaagtgtttgtaGAAGATGATGAAAACAGTTCTCAAAAGAGAAGTGTCATTGTTTGTCAAAGTAGAAACGAAGCACAAGGAAAAACTGTTAGTCAAAATCAACCTGATGTAAGCCATACTTCCCGGCCCTCTCCTAGCATTGCAGTCAAGGCTAATACCAATAAGCCACATGTCCCAAAACCAATTGAACCGCTTCATAGTTTGTCATTAACTGAAAAGAGTTGGCCGAAAGATAGTTCTGTGGGATATGCAAAGTCTCTTGAGCATTCTGGATCTTTGGATGATCCTAATAGAATTAGTTTGGTGAAAAGAAATGCAGTATTGCCTTCAAAGCCTCTGCAAGACAGAGAAGCTATGGATGATAAACCAGGTGTGAGTGGTCAGCTTCCAAAAGGAAAAGCTCTAGAGCTGGCTTTGAAGAGACCACGGCCACCTGTTTTGTCTCTTTGTAGCTCATCAGAGACTCCCTATGTattaaaagaaactaacaaaggaaATGGTCAAGGTGAAGATAGAAACTTGTTGTATTATTCAAAGTTAGGCTTAGTGATCCCATCCAGTGGATCTGGTTCTGGAAACCAAAGCATTGACAGGAGTGGCCCACTTGTTAAGAGTCTCCTCAGACGGTCTTTGTCGATGGATAGCCAGGTTCCTGTCTATTCACCTTCCATAGATTTGAAATCTTCCCAGGGATCATCTTCGGTGTCCAGTGATGCACCAGGGAATATGTTGTGTGCTTTATCTCAAAAGTCATCTTTAAAAGATTGTAGTGAAAAAACAGCCCAAGATGACAGGCCTCAAGTGCTACAACCGCATCGCCTCAGGTCCTTTAGTGCTTCTCAGTCAACAGACAGGGAGGGAGCCTCCCCTGTGACTGAGGTGCGCATAAAGACCGAGCCCAGCAGCCCGCTGTCGGACCCCTCGGACATCATCCGCGTCACTGTGGGAGATGCGGCAGCAACAGCAGCTGCCTCATCTTCGTCGGTCACGAGAGACCTGTCTCTGAAAACAGAAGATGACCAAAAAGACATGAGCAGACTCCCAGCAAAAAGGAGGTTCCAAGCGGACCGAAGATTGCCGTTTAAGAAGTTAAAGGTGAATGAGCATGGGTCTCCTGTGTCAGAAGATAATTTTGAGGAAGGCTCAAGCCCTACTATCCTTGATGCAGATTTTCCAGATTCTGATTTGAATAAAGACGAATTTGGTGAGTTGGAGGGGACGAGaccaaacaaaaaatttaaatgcaaacatTGCCTTAAGATCTTTAGATCAACAGCAGGTCTTCACCGTCATGTTAACATGTACCATAACCCAGAAAAGCCCTACGCTTGTGACATCTGTCACAAGAGGTTTCACACCAACTTCAAAGTGTGGACACACTGTCAGACCCAACACGGCATAGTGAAGAACCCATCACCAGCCTCTAGTTCACATGCTGTTTTGGatgaaaaattccaaagaaaGCTGATTGAcatagtgagagagagagaaattaagaagGCCCTGATCATTAAGTTAAGGCGCGGCAAGCCTGGTTTTCAGGGACAGAGTAGCTCCCAAGCACAGCAAGTCATCAAGAGGAACTTGAGATCTCGAGCCAAAGGAGCTTACATTTGTACTTACTGCGGAAAAGCGTACCGCTTTCTCTCTCAATTTAAGCAGCACATAAAAATGCATCCAGGAGAAAAACCCCTTGGAGTAAATAAAGTTGCTAAACCAAAAGAGCATGCTCCTCTTGCAAGTCCAGTAGAAAACAAGGAGGTTTACCAGTGCCGTCTCTGTAATGCTAAGCTCTCTTCTCTCCTAGAGCAAGGAAGCCACGAGCGGCTGTGCCGGAACGCGGCCGTCTGCCCTTACTGCAGCCTCAGGTTTTTCTCGCCCGAGCTGAAGCAAGAACACGAGAGCAAGTGTGAGTATAAGAAGCTGACCTGCCTCGAGTGCATGCGCACCTTCAAGTCCTCTTTCAGCATCTGGCGGCACCAGGTTGAAGTCCATAATCAGAACAACATGGCACCCACCGAAAACTTTTCTTTGCCCGTTTTGGACCACAATGGTGATGTAACTGGTTCTTCAAGGCCCCA AAGCCAGCCTGTGGCCCTGCGAGAAGTGTGGGAAGATGTTCACAGTGCACAAGCAGCTGGAGCGTCACCAGGAGCTTCTGTGCTCTGTGAAACCATTTATTTGTCACGTGTGCAACAAAGCTTTTCGCACTAA